A stretch of the Balneola vulgaris DSM 17893 genome encodes the following:
- a CDS encoding TlpA family protein disulfide reductase: MNSDSSTSTKPKKPFKRELIEWGVIISIILILYTTGLHVPVIGRLQRVLLWTGLMKPDIEQTDSNSRKARYNMPLLTLDGESASLQAFEGKTIFLNFWATWCPPCIAEMPNIEKLYQSMSAEQDIVFVMVSLDEDHEKARRYIARNEYNMPVYFLNGTKPGVYSSTVVPTTYVISPEGNIVTERKGMAHYNTSAFKEFLRSL, from the coding sequence TTGAACTCCGATTCATCTACTTCAACTAAACCCAAAAAGCCGTTTAAGCGAGAGCTCATCGAGTGGGGTGTGATCATAAGCATCATTCTCATCCTATACACCACCGGCTTACATGTGCCCGTAATTGGACGCTTACAGCGAGTGTTATTATGGACGGGCCTCATGAAACCTGATATCGAACAAACGGATTCAAATAGCAGAAAAGCTCGATATAATATGCCGTTATTGACCCTCGATGGCGAGTCAGCTTCTCTGCAAGCCTTTGAAGGCAAAACCATATTTCTGAATTTCTGGGCCACTTGGTGCCCACCTTGCATTGCCGAAATGCCCAATATTGAAAAGCTATATCAGTCGATGAGTGCCGAGCAAGATATCGTTTTTGTCATGGTTTCATTAGATGAAGACCACGAGAAAGCCCGACGGTATATAGCTCGCAACGAGTACAATATGCCTGTCTATTTCCTGAATGGAACCAAGCCAGGGGTGTATAGTTCAACTGTTGTGCCAACCACTTATGTGATTTCGCCAGAAGGAAATATTGTGACTGAACGAAAAGGCATGGCTCATTACAATACCTCGGCCTTCAAAGAATTTCTTCGTAGTTTATAA
- a CDS encoding OmpA family protein produces the protein MKHGWILLLSLLLIPLTPLNAQTQDEKVWMSLNVGHHQYDGDYANEMMQFDVAKDLSGGFGLHFFLNNSFDINYTFDFGSLDNDYPPETFRKYFFANNLNLQFNFANDIIFRKDAPLQPFIGAGAGATYFTGGSEDVDDNVSFQVPLVAGFDIPLSDGAVLVFKSTYNRTFNDYIDGVKYAGEGPFVDDRDHDDFLIHSVGLKFRLTGAKDADKDGVKDKVDACPTLAGSAQTNGCPDDDGDGIINSKDDCPTIAGTAQFNGCNDRDGDFIPDNKDQCPNIAGLAEFGGCADSDGDKIPDTRDVCPQIKGPESTEGCPDDDGDGIKNSVDLCPAFAGTSKFGGCPDSDNDGIIDKEDACPTLQGSKPNKGCPDVDVEVRRKLDVIFNNLLFATNSSQIDATSLDDLDVLIDIMKEDENLRLSIEGHTDNRGNDGYNLQLSQLRAEAVKTYLVKGGISADRIKAIGYGETQPLTTNETAEGRIRNRRVELNLSYN, from the coding sequence ATGAAACATGGATGGATACTATTACTCAGCCTATTGTTGATTCCCCTCACTCCGCTTAACGCTCAAACTCAAGATGAGAAAGTTTGGATGTCTCTAAATGTAGGGCACCATCAATACGACGGCGATTATGCCAATGAAATGATGCAATTTGATGTAGCTAAAGACCTTTCAGGTGGATTTGGGCTTCATTTCTTTCTGAATAACTCCTTCGATATAAATTACACCTTCGACTTTGGTTCACTCGATAACGACTACCCACCTGAGACCTTCAGAAAATACTTTTTTGCTAATAATTTAAACCTGCAGTTCAATTTTGCGAATGATATCATCTTTCGAAAAGACGCTCCTCTTCAGCCATTTATAGGCGCAGGTGCTGGAGCCACATACTTCACCGGCGGTTCTGAAGACGTTGACGATAATGTCTCGTTTCAAGTCCCTCTTGTAGCTGGTTTTGATATCCCACTATCGGATGGCGCTGTTTTAGTGTTCAAGTCGACCTATAACCGAACTTTCAACGATTACATCGACGGGGTTAAATATGCCGGCGAAGGACCTTTTGTTGATGATCGTGATCATGACGACTTCCTTATTCATTCGGTTGGACTAAAGTTTAGACTTACGGGTGCTAAAGACGCTGACAAGGATGGCGTAAAAGACAAAGTAGACGCCTGTCCAACGCTGGCTGGAAGCGCTCAAACGAACGGATGCCCAGATGATGATGGAGATGGTATCATCAACAGCAAAGATGATTGCCCTACCATAGCTGGTACCGCCCAGTTTAATGGTTGTAATGATAGAGATGGCGATTTCATCCCAGACAATAAAGATCAGTGCCCGAATATCGCAGGACTCGCAGAGTTTGGTGGATGCGCCGATTCCGATGGTGATAAAATCCCTGATACCCGTGATGTATGTCCGCAAATTAAAGGACCGGAAAGCACCGAAGGTTGCCCTGACGATGACGGCGACGGTATTAAAAACTCTGTGGATTTATGCCCCGCTTTTGCAGGCACCTCAAAATTTGGTGGATGTCCGGATTCCGATAACGATGGCATCATCGACAAAGAAGACGCATGCCCAACCCTTCAAGGCTCAAAGCCCAACAAAGGCTGCCCTGATGTTGATGTTGAAGTGCGCCGTAAGTTGGATGTAATTTTCAACAACCTCCTCTTTGCCACCAATTCATCACAAATTGATGCTACCTCTCTTGATGACCTTGATGTACTCATTGATATCATGAAAGAAGATGAAAACCTTCGATTGAGTATAGAAGGTCATACCGATAACCGTGGGAATGATGGTTATAACTTACAACTGTCGCAATTGCGTGCTGAAGCGGTAAAGACCTATTTAGTGAAAGGGGGCATAAGCGCCGATCGCATTAAGGCCATTGGCTATGGAGAAACTCAACCTCTTACCACAAATGAAACGGCCGAAGGGCGCATTCGAAACCGTAGAGTAGAACTTAATCTCTCCTACAACTAA